The proteins below are encoded in one region of Candidatus Thiodiazotropha sp. LNASS1:
- a CDS encoding DUF5343 domain-containing protein, whose product MAENLPYSTSVGVLEKVLEKIKTASEPDRVTQNFLHTKLGLKGGAANAAIPFMKKMEFVGSDGIPTDLYREFRNPKQSRIAIGTAFRKLYARLYEMNEYIHDASDDEVLGYIVQCTGGENDSRVTQQTLSTFNMLRKLADFDVQEEYDAPEYIEVTPESETVTPAVTLPPTQGGEHPSTYNGKSLNLSYTINLNLPATKDIEVFNAIFKSLKEHILDN is encoded by the coding sequence ATGGCAGAAAACCTACCTTATAGCACCTCCGTAGGAGTCTTGGAAAAAGTTTTAGAAAAAATCAAGACTGCTTCCGAGCCTGATAGGGTTACTCAAAATTTCTTACACACGAAACTTGGCTTAAAGGGCGGTGCCGCTAACGCAGCAATTCCGTTCATGAAGAAAATGGAGTTTGTCGGAAGCGATGGGATTCCAACAGATTTGTATCGTGAATTTAGAAATCCAAAACAATCTAGGATCGCAATTGGTACTGCCTTTCGAAAATTATACGCTCGCCTTTATGAAATGAATGAGTATATCCATGATGCTTCTGACGATGAAGTGTTGGGCTATATTGTTCAGTGCACAGGCGGAGAAAATGATTCAAGAGTTACACAGCAAACTCTTTCTACTTTTAACATGCTTCGGAAACTAGCGGATTTTGATGTTCAAGAAGAATATGACGCTCCTGAGTACATAGAGGTTACACCTGAAAGCGAGACGGTAACTCCTGCAGTTACACTTCCTCCAACGCAAGGTGGAGAACATCCTTCAACTTACAATGGTAAGTCTTTGAACCTTTCATACACAATAAATCTTAATCTTCCTGCTACAAAGGATATAGAGGTATTTAACGCAATATTTAAGAGCCTGAAAGAACATATCCTGGATAATTAA
- the cmoA gene encoding carboxy-S-adenosyl-L-methionine synthase CmoA — MADDSNKDRLYADAHELVPDFVFDDRVARVFPDMINRSVPGYGTIINMIGTLAAQYVKDGSYCYDLGCSLGAASMAIHSAIDAEDVVLVGVDNSPAMLARAKANLAQCRPDPAIELICADIRDVTIQQASMVVLNFTLQFLPAGERTTILKKIHDGMLPDGLLVLSEKILVANDTAQQLFTQMHHGFKKAQGYSDLEISQKRSALEDVLIPESLACHIERLKGVGFSTVEVWFQCFNFVSLLAIK, encoded by the coding sequence ATGGCAGACGATTCGAACAAAGACAGGCTCTATGCGGATGCCCACGAACTGGTTCCCGATTTTGTCTTCGACGACCGGGTGGCCCGTGTCTTCCCCGATATGATCAACCGGTCGGTTCCCGGCTATGGAACCATTATCAACATGATCGGTACCCTGGCTGCACAATATGTCAAGGACGGCTCATATTGCTACGATCTCGGCTGTTCGCTGGGCGCCGCCAGTATGGCGATTCACTCCGCCATCGACGCAGAGGATGTGGTCCTCGTCGGTGTCGACAACTCCCCAGCGATGTTGGCCAGGGCCAAGGCGAATCTGGCCCAATGCCGGCCGGATCCGGCGATTGAACTGATATGCGCCGATATCCGCGATGTGACGATTCAACAGGCGTCGATGGTGGTTTTGAACTTCACACTGCAGTTCCTGCCCGCCGGGGAGCGGACCACGATTCTGAAAAAGATCCATGACGGGATGTTGCCGGATGGCCTGTTGGTCCTCTCTGAAAAGATCCTGGTAGCCAACGATACAGCCCAGCAGCTTTTCACGCAGATGCATCATGGCTTCAAAAAGGCCCAGGGCTACTCCGATCTGGAGATCAGCCAGAAGCGATCCGCACTGGAGGATGTGCTGATCCCCGAGAGCCTGGCCTGCCACATCGAGCGCTTGAAGGGTGTGGGTTTTTCCACGGTCGAGGTCTGGTTTCAGTGTTTTAATTTTGTCTCTCTGCTGGCAATCAAATGA
- a CDS encoding MFS transporter translates to MLAWSFYDWANSAFATTVMAGFFPIFFKQYWSADVAATESTFRLGLANSVASIIVVCLAPLLGALADQAGAKKRFLLFFAGMGIVMTGGLYLVAMGNWAMALVLYGLGVLGFSGGNIFYDSLMVSVTQKQNYDKVSAYGFAFGYLGGGVLFTFNVLMTLFPAFFGLADAAQAVRLSFVLVALWWALFSIPLFLLVEEPSVGAHEKGWILAGFRQLIGTFSKLKQLRMAFLFLVAYWCYIDGVDTIVRMAVDFGLSIGFDANNLMVALLITQFVGFPAAIVFGEIGNRRGPKQGIMLAIFCYLMILLWAYHMEAVWEFYLLAIAIGLVQGGIQALSRSLYARLIPHDQSAEFFGFYNMLGKFATVLGPLLMGWIGVLTGDTRLSILSISILFIIGGVLLNFVDVEAGERAVQEMGDQQ, encoded by the coding sequence GTGCTCGCGTGGAGTTTCTACGACTGGGCAAACTCCGCCTTCGCCACTACCGTGATGGCCGGTTTCTTTCCGATCTTCTTCAAACAGTACTGGAGCGCGGATGTTGCGGCCACCGAGAGCACCTTTCGCTTAGGCTTGGCCAATTCGGTGGCAAGCATCATCGTCGTATGTCTTGCCCCGCTATTGGGGGCGCTGGCTGACCAGGCCGGGGCGAAAAAGCGCTTTCTGCTCTTTTTTGCCGGTATGGGTATCGTCATGACCGGTGGGCTCTATCTGGTGGCGATGGGAAACTGGGCCATGGCACTGGTGCTGTACGGCCTGGGAGTCCTCGGTTTCTCCGGTGGCAATATCTTCTACGATTCTCTGATGGTGTCGGTGACGCAAAAGCAAAACTACGACAAGGTCTCCGCATACGGATTTGCCTTCGGCTATCTGGGCGGCGGAGTCTTGTTCACCTTCAATGTCCTGATGACCTTGTTCCCTGCATTTTTCGGTCTTGCCGATGCCGCACAGGCGGTGAGACTCTCATTCGTACTGGTTGCGTTGTGGTGGGCTCTGTTCTCCATTCCCCTGTTTCTGCTGGTGGAGGAACCATCGGTCGGGGCCCATGAAAAGGGCTGGATACTGGCAGGATTTCGCCAGTTGATCGGCACCTTCAGTAAACTGAAACAGCTGCGCATGGCATTCCTGTTTCTGGTCGCCTACTGGTGCTATATCGACGGTGTCGATACCATTGTCAGAATGGCGGTGGACTTCGGGCTCTCTATCGGATTCGATGCCAACAACCTGATGGTGGCCCTGCTGATTACCCAATTCGTCGGTTTCCCCGCCGCCATCGTATTCGGCGAGATCGGTAACAGGCGTGGTCCCAAGCAGGGCATCATGCTGGCTATCTTCTGTTACCTGATGATTCTGCTGTGGGCCTATCACATGGAGGCTGTGTGGGAGTTCTATCTGCTGGCCATCGCCATCGGCCTGGTACAGGGCGGCATTCAGGCACTCTCCCGTTCCCTCTATGCACGCCTGATTCCCCACGATCAGTCAGCGGAGTTCTTCGGTTTTTATAACATGCTGGGTAAGTTCGCCACGGTACTGGGACCGCTGTTGATGGGCTGGATCGGCGTGCTTACCGGCGATACCCGCCTCTCGATTCTCTCGATCAGCATCCTGTTTATCATTGGTGGTGTATTATTGAACTTCGTGGATGTAGAGGCCGGGGAACGGGCGGTGCAGGAAATGGGTGATCAACAATGA
- a CDS encoding Swt1 family HEPN domain-containing protein produces MMEYEDKVKAFGMTNMLIETELDSIENRYEIELRNDQPLSEQSKEIEEIYFPQFEQGLRKEAAYMSRNYELFYCLEKTIRQQISELLESTEGDAWWNDTVIPQHIVGDVKKRMQREREAGITPRSPDPLDYTNFGELGEIIKKNWPVFASIFNNIKAVDKVMFNLNTLRNPIAHCSLLAEDEKLRLELSLRDWFRLTE; encoded by the coding sequence ATGATGGAATACGAAGATAAGGTTAAAGCCTTTGGTATGACCAATATGCTAATCGAAACCGAACTCGATAGCATCGAAAACCGATACGAGATAGAACTTCGAAATGATCAACCTCTAAGTGAGCAGTCCAAAGAAATAGAGGAAATATACTTTCCGCAGTTTGAACAGGGACTACGAAAAGAAGCAGCGTACATGTCTAGGAACTACGAGCTATTTTATTGCCTAGAGAAAACAATACGTCAGCAAATTTCAGAGTTGCTAGAATCAACAGAAGGTGATGCCTGGTGGAATGATACGGTCATACCTCAGCATATAGTTGGTGATGTGAAAAAGAGGATGCAGAGAGAACGCGAAGCAGGAATAACACCGCGTTCTCCTGACCCATTGGATTACACGAACTTCGGCGAACTAGGAGAAATTATCAAGAAGAATTGGCCTGTATTCGCTAGTATTTTTAACAATATCAAGGCAGTAGATAAAGTTATGTTTAACTTAAACACCTTGAGAAATCCTATTGCTCACTGCAGCTTACTCGCAGAGGACGAAAAGTTAAGGCTAGAATTAAGCCTAAGAGATTGGTTTAGGCTCACAGAATGA
- a CDS encoding GGDEF domain-containing protein, producing MNQINSGRRTADRRSGIERRKNQTGGQGSEHRMSWEDQRTQYWTRLLFCGLALLYFNFGGEEQVRDWTSLQVVNLLFLAFGIEILFFMRHASRVPHAPWRQRLTMWVDIIMASFAVLADTTISSPGFLVYLMVILGNGMRYGLRLFGEAVIGSLGAVILIVSLRLFDYVDLFSVSAIFFLVFFAIIVIYSYTLTAKIELGRAKLAHERNIDALTGLLNRRALVERSSSLFQSQENGNSVVVLFADLDGFKKVNDTHGHHVGDRVLAGVADSISSTVRDEDLVARYGGDEFLLLLPHATKQCGETVAQRVRQAIDDYAKENGIDFSISIGMGRYPDHGHDLDSVIRSVDQAMYRSKLKHGGGGILHVDGGELDTVEPTSGIVH from the coding sequence GTGAATCAGATCAATTCCGGTCGACGTACAGCGGACAGGCGTTCCGGTATAGAACGCCGCAAAAACCAGACAGGTGGACAGGGATCCGAACACCGGATGTCCTGGGAAGACCAGCGCACCCAGTACTGGACACGCCTGCTGTTTTGCGGCCTGGCGCTCCTCTACTTCAATTTCGGCGGCGAGGAACAGGTACGCGACTGGACCAGCCTTCAGGTGGTCAACCTGCTCTTCCTGGCCTTTGGCATCGAGATTCTGTTCTTCATGCGGCACGCTTCCCGGGTACCGCACGCGCCCTGGCGTCAACGCCTGACCATGTGGGTGGACATCATCATGGCCTCCTTCGCGGTACTGGCGGATACCACCATCAGTTCTCCCGGTTTTCTGGTCTACCTGATGGTTATTCTCGGCAACGGCATGCGCTACGGCCTGCGGTTGTTCGGTGAAGCGGTCATAGGCAGCCTTGGCGCAGTCATATTGATCGTCAGCCTGCGGTTGTTTGACTATGTGGACCTGTTTTCGGTCAGTGCAATCTTTTTTCTCGTCTTCTTTGCGATCATCGTCATTTACTCCTACACCCTGACTGCAAAGATAGAACTCGGCCGCGCCAAACTTGCCCACGAGCGTAACATCGACGCCCTCACCGGGCTGCTCAACCGGCGCGCCCTGGTGGAACGCTCGTCATCCCTGTTCCAGAGCCAGGAGAATGGGAACAGCGTGGTTGTCCTGTTCGCAGACCTGGACGGCTTCAAGAAAGTCAACGACACACATGGCCACCATGTTGGCGATCGCGTGCTGGCAGGCGTTGCAGACAGCATCTCCAGTACAGTACGCGACGAAGACCTGGTGGCACGCTACGGCGGAGACGAGTTCCTGCTACTGCTGCCCCATGCCACCAAACAGTGCGGTGAGACAGTTGCCCAGCGCGTGAGACAGGCAATCGACGACTACGCCAAAGAGAACGGCATCGACTTCAGCATCTCCATCGGCATGGGCAGATACCCCGATCATGGCCACGACCTGGATAGTGTGATCAGAAGTGTCGATCAGGCGATGTACCGCAGCAAACTGAAACATGGGGGCGGTGGGATTTTACATGTTGATGGTGGCGAACTGGATACAGTCGAGCCGACTTCTGGGATAGTTCATTGA
- a CDS encoding secondary thiamine-phosphate synthase enzyme YjbQ — protein sequence MLNFFNELNFSTNRSFEVCDITKQVEGVVRESGVLEGTVSITSLHTTCAISVNENEERLFEDIRNFFLTIASPEGSYKHNDLHLRINIPPDEPENAHAHLIAMMLGNSETVPLHDGALVLGRYQSILLLEMDGPRERTCAVQVVGVS from the coding sequence ATGTTGAATTTCTTCAATGAATTGAATTTTTCCACGAACAGATCATTCGAAGTATGTGATATCACCAAGCAAGTCGAAGGCGTGGTAAGAGAGTCGGGTGTATTGGAGGGAACGGTATCAATCACTTCGCTGCATACCACCTGCGCAATTTCCGTCAACGAAAACGAAGAGCGTCTATTCGAGGATATACGCAACTTCTTCTTGACCATTGCCTCGCCCGAGGGATCGTACAAGCATAACGACTTGCATCTGCGCATCAATATTCCGCCTGACGAACCTGAGAATGCACACGCCCACCTGATTGCCATGATGCTTGGAAACAGTGAAACGGTGCCGCTGCATGATGGCGCGCTGGTGCTTGGGCGTTACCAGTCCATCCTGTTGCTGGAGATGGACGGGCCGCGCGAGCGTACATGCGCAGTACAGGTGGTTGGCGTCAGTTGA
- a CDS encoding IS91 family transposase produces the protein MAEAIDLQTLLKRHLPTYRQHHRLDLRRCQVLSHLMQCRTEAMGGVRLACDPCQAHQNHYYACRDRHCPHCQWQASRQWADKQLRAQLPVTYHHLVFTLPETLNGWIELYPQLITTLLFQTTWETLQAFAEDPKRLGGGLGMTAVLHTWGSTLTRHVHLHCLVPGGALSPQGEWKPSKSDYLFPVRALSRRFRGLMVSRLRACAQGGELTRISRPGEIDLILERLMGQDWVVYSKPCLRTEHVIDYLARYTHRTAVSNRRLLGLEQDQVGLRYKDYRDRRWKVMQLSVDVLIQRFLLHVLPKGLMRIRHYGFLANACRARQLPRILKAIAEAGLQAVVESETEKQVARWCFACPCCQRPMRVVAQLAPQWQRMEGG, from the coding sequence ATGGCTGAGGCCATCGACCTGCAAACCCTGCTCAAGCGCCACCTGCCCACCTACCGCCAACACCACCGTCTCGATCTGCGCCGCTGTCAGGTATTGTCACATCTGATGCAGTGCCGGACTGAAGCCATGGGTGGGGTACGCTTAGCCTGTGACCCTTGTCAGGCGCATCAAAACCACTACTATGCCTGTCGCGACCGTCACTGCCCGCACTGTCAGTGGCAAGCCTCGCGGCAGTGGGCGGACAAGCAGTTGCGTGCCCAATTGCCGGTAACCTATCATCACTTGGTGTTTACCCTGCCCGAGACCCTCAACGGTTGGATCGAACTGTATCCTCAGCTGATCACGACCTTGCTGTTTCAAACAACCTGGGAGACGCTACAGGCCTTCGCTGAAGACCCCAAGCGCTTGGGCGGGGGGTTGGGGATGACCGCGGTGTTGCACACCTGGGGCTCGACGTTGACACGCCATGTGCACCTGCACTGCCTGGTGCCGGGCGGCGCGCTGAGCCCGCAAGGCGAGTGGAAACCGAGCAAGAGCGATTATCTGTTTCCTGTGCGTGCGCTCTCAAGGCGCTTTCGCGGTCTGATGGTCAGCCGATTGCGGGCCTGTGCCCAAGGCGGGGAGCTCACACGCATCAGTCGTCCGGGCGAGATCGATCTCATCCTGGAGCGGTTGATGGGACAAGACTGGGTGGTCTACAGCAAGCCCTGTCTGCGCACCGAGCATGTCATCGACTATCTGGCCCGATACACCCACCGCACTGCCGTCAGCAACCGCCGACTCCTGGGCTTGGAGCAGGATCAGGTTGGCTTGCGCTACAAAGACTACCGGGACCGGCGCTGGAAGGTCATGCAGTTGTCTGTCGATGTGTTGATCCAGCGTTTTCTGCTGCATGTACTACCCAAGGGCCTGATGCGTATCCGCCATTACGGCTTCCTGGCCAATGCCTGCCGGGCCAGGCAGTTGCCCCGCATCCTTAAGGCGATCGCCGAGGCAGGCCTACAAGCGGTGGTTGAATCAGAAACAGAGAAGCAGGTGGCCCGTTGGTGTTTTGCCTGTCCCTGCTGTCAACGACCGATGCGTGTGGTCGCGCAACTAGCGCCGCAATGGCAACGCATGGAAGGCGGATGA
- the cmoB gene encoding tRNA 5-methoxyuridine(34)/uridine 5-oxyacetic acid(34) synthase CmoB: MTDRWAWRQPFMEGPLGKWFEQLPQQIERVWQEKTHGDMEEWRRIVSRLPTPKLSSIDLNSARIRTGETGDCDETMRRQLIQLLSGLHPWRKGPYEICGLHIDTEWRSDFKWDRLQSHIQPLNNRVVLDVGCGNGYHAWRMLGEGARLVIGIDPTQLFIMQFEAIKHFLGEHHPVHLFPLGIEHLPPDIKGFDTVFSMGVFYHRQSPFAHLAELKGALRNGGELVLETLVIEGGANQVLVPQGRYAKMRNVWFIPSTETLHKWLERAGFNQVKLIDVSVTTTEEQRATEWMRFESLADYLDPADRRLTIEGYPAPRRAIFIARG; this comes from the coding sequence ATGACGGATCGATGGGCATGGCGACAACCCTTCATGGAGGGGCCGTTGGGGAAATGGTTTGAGCAACTGCCCCAGCAGATAGAGCGGGTATGGCAGGAAAAGACCCATGGGGATATGGAGGAATGGCGCCGGATCGTCTCCCGGCTGCCAACGCCAAAACTGTCATCCATCGACTTGAACAGTGCACGAATCAGGACAGGCGAGACAGGCGACTGTGACGAGACGATGCGCCGGCAACTGATCCAGCTTCTCTCAGGATTGCATCCCTGGCGTAAGGGGCCCTACGAAATATGCGGCCTGCATATCGATACCGAATGGCGCTCCGATTTCAAATGGGACAGGCTGCAATCCCATATTCAGCCGCTAAACAACAGGGTGGTGCTGGATGTGGGTTGCGGCAACGGCTATCATGCCTGGCGCATGCTGGGGGAGGGCGCAAGACTGGTCATCGGTATCGACCCCACCCAACTCTTCATCATGCAGTTCGAAGCCATCAAGCATTTCCTCGGCGAACACCATCCGGTTCATCTCTTTCCCCTCGGCATCGAGCACCTGCCGCCGGATATCAAGGGGTTCGACACCGTTTTCTCGATGGGTGTCTTCTATCATCGCCAGTCACCCTTCGCCCACCTGGCCGAACTGAAAGGGGCACTGCGCAACGGCGGTGAACTGGTACTGGAGACTTTGGTGATCGAAGGGGGTGCGAACCAGGTGCTGGTACCGCAGGGACGCTATGCCAAGATGCGCAATGTCTGGTTTATACCCAGCACGGAAACCCTGCACAAATGGCTGGAACGGGCCGGATTCAATCAGGTGAAACTGATCGATGTATCGGTAACCACCACCGAGGAACAGCGTGCTACGGAGTGGATGCGTTTTGAATCACTGGCGGACTATCTCGATCCGGCAGACAGGCGTTTGACCATCGAGGGCTATCCAGCGCCTCGCAGGGCAATATTTATTGCCAGGGGATAG
- a CDS encoding tyrosine-type recombinase/integrase, producing MTQLREQMIDAMTVRGFSPRTHQSYLMAVKDLARYYQRPPDQLGEDELQAYFLYLVKERHLSDASCRLYRHAIRFFYLEVLQQASFDVKIQVPKRRQRIPELLQRSEIVRMLNACSNRKHHMLLLTCYGCGLRVSELVKLELRHIDGERGLLRIDQGKGGKDRYVGLSPTLLKHLRDYWHVEKPVRWLFPNEQHPDEALSISTPQKVFRRAKRQAGITKVGGIHSLRHAYATHQLQAGMAVQQLQYQLGHRSIQSTLRYVHWVFNDRQSDRRGADLIAALGLRDG from the coding sequence ATGACACAACTTCGCGAACAGATGATAGACGCCATGACCGTGCGTGGATTTTCGCCGCGTACCCACCAGAGCTATCTGATGGCGGTGAAGGATCTGGCCCGTTATTATCAGCGTCCCCCGGATCAACTCGGTGAGGATGAGTTGCAAGCTTACTTTCTGTATCTGGTCAAGGAACGGCACTTAAGCGATGCCAGTTGCCGGCTCTATCGCCATGCCATCCGTTTCTTCTATCTCGAAGTGCTCCAGCAAGCGTCGTTCGATGTGAAGATCCAGGTGCCCAAACGCAGGCAACGTATCCCGGAGTTACTCCAGCGATCGGAGATCGTACGCATGCTCAATGCCTGTTCCAACCGTAAGCACCATATGCTATTGCTGACCTGTTATGGCTGCGGCCTGCGGGTCAGTGAACTGGTCAAACTCGAGCTTCGGCATATCGATGGAGAACGCGGGTTGCTGCGCATCGATCAGGGCAAGGGTGGTAAGGACCGTTATGTGGGCTTGTCGCCGACGTTGCTCAAGCACCTGCGTGACTATTGGCACGTTGAGAAGCCTGTGCGCTGGCTGTTTCCCAATGAACAGCATCCCGATGAAGCGTTGTCGATCAGCACGCCGCAGAAGGTATTCCGACGGGCTAAGCGCCAGGCGGGCATCACCAAGGTGGGTGGCATCCACAGCTTGAGACACGCCTATGCTACCCATCAACTGCAGGCCGGCATGGCAGTGCAGCAGTTGCAGTATCAACTGGGCCACCGCAGCATCCAATCGACCTTGCGCTATGTACATTGGGTGTTCAATGATCGTCAGAGCGATCGCCGTGGCGCCGATTTGATTGCAGCGCTGGGGCTGCGCGATGGCTGA
- a CDS encoding response regulator transcription factor yields the protein MTKPPTVFVVDDDQAMRNSLKWLIESVSMQVETFESADAFIKSYYPGRSGCLLLDVRMPGMSGLELQEYLRANQIAIPVIIITGHGDVPMAVRAMKSGAVDFIEKPFNDEMLLESIRHALALDVKQRDMQKQRAEIATRLARLTPREHEVMVMVTNGKANKEIASSLGVSAKTVEAHRARVMEKMQANSLAELVRMAISANLTLSESKSEE from the coding sequence ATGACCAAACCACCGACAGTATTTGTTGTAGATGATGATCAAGCCATGCGGAATTCATTGAAATGGCTTATAGAATCGGTTTCCATGCAGGTGGAGACATTCGAGTCGGCAGATGCCTTTATCAAGAGTTATTATCCCGGACGATCCGGCTGTCTGTTACTGGATGTGCGCATGCCGGGGATGAGCGGTCTGGAGTTACAGGAGTATCTGCGGGCCAACCAGATTGCCATACCGGTGATCATTATTACCGGTCACGGTGATGTGCCGATGGCCGTCAGGGCGATGAAATCGGGCGCGGTCGATTTCATCGAGAAACCCTTCAATGATGAAATGCTGCTCGAGAGCATCCGCCATGCCCTGGCATTGGATGTGAAGCAGCGGGATATGCAGAAACAGCGTGCGGAGATCGCCACCCGTCTGGCACGCCTGACACCGAGGGAACACGAAGTGATGGTCATGGTGACCAACGGCAAGGCAAACAAGGAGATTGCAAGCAGCCTGGGGGTCAGTGCCAAGACGGTCGAAGCACATCGGGCCAGGGTCATGGAGAAGATGCAGGCCAACTCCCTCGCCGAACTGGTCAGGATGGCGATCAGTGCCAATCTCACACTCTCCGAGTCAAAGAGCGAAGAGTAG
- the katG gene encoding catalase/peroxidase HPI has protein sequence MSENKCPFHQTAGGGTSNRDWWPNQLRLDILRQHSSKSNPMGEEFNYAEAFKSLDLDAVKKDLNELMTDSQEWWPADFGHYGPLFIRMAWHSAGTYRTSDGRGGGGTGNQRFAPVNSWPDNVNLDKARRLLWPIKQKYGRKISWADLMILTGNVALESMGFKTFGFAGGREDIWEPEKDIYWGTEESWLDDSRFAGDHEELEKPLAAVQMGLIYVNPEGPNGNPDPLAAAKDIRETFARMAMNDEETVALIAGGHTFGKTHGAGDAALVGSEPEAAGIEEQGLGWSSGFGSGKAGDTITSGLEVTWTSTPTKWSKNFFWNLFGYDWELTKSPAGAHQWIPKHGAGADSVPDAHDPSKRHPPTMLTTDLALRFDPAYEKISRRFYENPDEFADAFARAWFKLTHRDMGPRARYLGPEVPDEELIWQDPIPPVDHALIDEDDIAGLKRQILDSGLSVAELVSTAWASASTFRGSDMRGGANGARIRLAPQKDWEINQPEQLAKVLNSLEAIQNGFDKPVSMADLIVLAGCAGVEQAAINAGHDVTVPFTPGRMDASQEQTDIESVAVLEPIADGFRNYQKAKYTVSAEELLVDRAQLLTLTPPEMTVLIGGMRVLNANYSGTKHGVFTDRQETLTNDFFVNLLNMGTTWKATSADGDLFEGSDRITGEPIWTGTRVDLIFGSNSELRALAEVYATADAEEKFIHDFVAAWDKVMNLDRFDIV, from the coding sequence ATGTCTGAGAACAAATGCCCATTTCATCAAACGGCTGGAGGCGGTACGTCGAACCGGGACTGGTGGCCCAACCAGTTGCGGCTGGATATTCTGCGCCAACACTCATCCAAGTCCAATCCAATGGGTGAAGAGTTTAATTACGCCGAAGCGTTCAAGAGCCTGGACCTGGATGCCGTGAAGAAGGATCTCAATGAGTTGATGACCGATTCACAGGAGTGGTGGCCAGCCGACTTCGGCCACTACGGCCCTTTGTTCATTCGCATGGCCTGGCACAGTGCAGGGACTTATCGCACCAGCGACGGGCGTGGCGGCGGTGGAACCGGTAACCAGCGCTTTGCGCCGGTCAACAGTTGGCCCGACAACGTCAATCTCGACAAGGCGCGCAGGCTGCTGTGGCCGATCAAGCAGAAGTATGGGCGCAAAATCTCCTGGGCCGATCTGATGATCCTTACCGGCAATGTCGCACTGGAATCGATGGGTTTCAAGACCTTCGGCTTTGCCGGCGGGCGCGAGGATATTTGGGAGCCGGAGAAGGATATCTATTGGGGGACCGAGGAGAGCTGGCTGGATGACAGTCGCTTTGCGGGCGATCACGAGGAGCTCGAGAAGCCCCTCGCTGCGGTGCAGATGGGATTGATCTACGTAAACCCGGAAGGTCCTAACGGCAATCCCGATCCACTGGCCGCAGCCAAGGATATCCGCGAGACCTTCGCCCGTATGGCGATGAACGACGAAGAGACGGTTGCCCTGATCGCGGGCGGCCACACCTTCGGCAAAACCCACGGCGCCGGTGATGCGGCATTGGTGGGCTCCGAGCCGGAAGCGGCCGGCATCGAGGAGCAGGGCCTGGGCTGGAGCAGCGGTTTCGGCAGCGGCAAAGCCGGTGATACCATCACCAGCGGCCTGGAGGTCACCTGGACATCAACCCCGACCAAGTGGAGCAAAAACTTCTTCTGGAACCTGTTCGGATACGACTGGGAGCTGACCAAGAGCCCGGCCGGTGCGCATCAGTGGATACCGAAACATGGGGCGGGCGCCGATTCGGTACCCGACGCCCACGACCCGTCGAAGCGCCACCCGCCCACCATGCTGACCACGGACCTCGCCCTGCGCTTCGACCCTGCCTACGAGAAAATCTCCAGGCGCTTCTACGAGAACCCGGATGAGTTCGCCGACGCCTTTGCCCGTGCCTGGTTCAAGCTGACCCACCGCGACATGGGCCCGCGCGCCCGCTACCTGGGGCCGGAAGTGCCGGATGAAGAACTGATCTGGCAAGACCCGATCCCTCCGGTCGATCATGCCTTGATCGATGAGGATGACATTGCCGGCCTGAAGAGACAGATCCTCGATTCCGGGCTCTCCGTGGCCGAACTGGTATCGACCGCCTGGGCGTCCGCTTCAACCTTCCGCGGCTCCGACATGCGCGGTGGCGCAAACGGCGCACGCATCCGGCTGGCGCCGCAGAAGGATTGGGAGATCAACCAGCCGGAACAGCTGGCGAAGGTGTTGAATAGCCTCGAAGCTATCCAGAACGGGTTCGACAAGCCGGTCTCCATGGCTGATCTGATTGTATTGGCGGGTTGTGCCGGTGTTGAGCAGGCGGCAATCAATGCCGGCCATGATGTGACAGTACCGTTCACACCGGGCCGCATGGACGCCTCCCAGGAGCAGACCGACATCGAATCCGTTGCCGTCCTCGAACCGATTGCGGATGGGTTCCGTAACTACCAAAAGGCCAAATACACGGTATCGGCTGAAGAGCTGCTGGTGGACAGAGCACAACTGTTGACCCTGACGCCACCGGAAATGACGGTTCTCATAGGCGGTATGCGGGTCTTGAACGCAAATTATAGTGGTACGAAACACGGCGTATTCACCGACCGTCAGGAGACGTTGACCAATGACTTCTTCGTCAACCTGCTCAACATGGGCACAACGTGGAAGGCAACTTCGGCAGATGGAGATCTCTTTGAAGGCAGCGACCGCATAACCGGAGAACCCATTTGGACCGGTACCCGTGTAGACCTGATCTTCGGTTCCAACTCCGAACTGCGAGCTTTGGCGGAAGTCTATGCCACCGCGGATGCCGAAGAGAAGTTTATCCATGACTTCGTGGCAGCCTGGGACAAGGTAATGAACCTGGACCGCTTCGATATCGTCTGA